A section of the Pseudomonas prosekii genome encodes:
- a CDS encoding transposase: MRNSYSTEFKLKAAGMVLDEGISVPEVCASLDIGPTALRRWVDQVRKERQGSTPVGAKAITADQREIQELKALLRQKDRDIEILKKASALLLLDAKDHSH, encoded by the coding sequence ATGCGTAATTCTTATTCAACTGAGTTCAAACTCAAGGCTGCTGGCATGGTGCTGGATGAGGGGATATCGGTTCCCGAGGTTTGCGCCAGTTTAGATATTGGCCCTACCGCCTTGCGTCGCTGGGTCGATCAGGTGCGTAAAGAACGCCAGGGTTCGACCCCGGTGGGAGCCAAAGCGATCACGGCTGACCAGCGAGAAATCCAGGAACTCAAAGCCTTGCTCAGGCAAAAAGACCGGGATATCGAAATCCTAAAAAAGGCCAGTGCTCTCCTGCTTTTGGACGCCAAAGATCATTCTCACTGA